GATGCTCATTTTGATACAGGAATTCAGAGTCATCGAGGCACAAATGGCAACAACACATAGCTTAGGGATCCATTGGAAACATATCGTCAATTAAGCACCTATGGCATAAGCCAAGGCCCCAAAATGAGATTTCGCGTTAGAGTGAACATGCGGAAGCATACGAATGAATTGCCTTGCCACTGTTGACAGCAGATACTCGAACATTGCACTGTGAACCAAAAGTCTCACAATACTACCAGATTCCCCTGAAACAAGATACAGACATACAGTGAGTTGATCGAGATTCTCCAGATTTTCCGCAGCATCAGTAAGCTGCCACCATCAGCTTCCCAATTGACATCTGTTAGTTTTAAGAAAACCTGAGAATAAAAGTTAGGAACATTAGAGACATAGGCACAGCATCTTTTTCTTTACATACGGTTAAGGTGGAATTTATCGGGAGACTCTAATTAATATGGTGATTGATTATTTGATTCGAACAAACATGTGAACAGAATGCGGGATACAGAAAAATAGCAAAAGCAAGTTACTGATGTTCAGATAACTTCTTTTGGATATATTGTGTTTTCTAAGCCCAATAAGGTTCTGCTTTCGTGAATGGGCAGTATGTCCCAGCTTTACTTCCCCATAAGAAAAACTTGACTATGCAATAAGCGCTAAcatctatgtgcatttccaaaacTGAAATATAAATGCAAGTTTGGTAATAATTCCCAAGCTTCCATTTCAGGCTTATTTCAGGGAAATGAAAGACAATGGTCATCCTGATGACAAGGGGAGAAGTGACATATCCTTGTCAGGATGACAAGGAGAGAAGCGACATATCCTTCAAGCTCTTATACAGTAGTCACCATGAATATATGATGAACATGACTGCATCCATCATGTCTGCTAACTTCAGAAACACTGATAGACCTGGATGAAATGTCCATGTTGAAACACGAATTGATATTTTCTGGTAGCATGACAAGTTGCTTCCACAAGAATATGGCTGGGAATAACTCAGGTAGCACACCTAAACATTATAGGAAGTGAATATGTTACTAATCCCAGTTCCGGCAAATACTACTAGTTTCAGTAAAACACCAAATATAACTCAACTAACGACAAGCCAGTATGAAGGATAGCAGTATTGTCTTTCATTGTTTTTCCAATCCAAAAACTGCATCAATTGAGTAAGAAGAACGCAGCATCCTAAACATGTGAATGGATGTGATACAACTAATATattcgcgatattaatatattccctttgtcGAAAAAACAAACTATCAGTAATGAAGCCAGTTGAAGGAAAGCAACAAGAAATTCATTAACAGGTAAATCAGCACCTTCATCTCTTGTAGTGACCGTCTGAACGAACCAGAACATCTGCCAAAGTCTTGTTTTTCTCAATGTCCTTCTTGCCTTAAAAAGGTAAAATCAACACACAAGAATTAAAACAGAAGCAACAACACAAACCAATAGAATTGGTAACAGTATACATTTACATCCATCGCATACAAGAAATTGAGCTAACAAAAAGGCTGACACTAAGAGCAGGTTATGAATGATTGATCTGACTGTACCCACAAGCCAGAAAGATGGACAAAATTACAGAGAGATGGAAAAAAAAAGTAGAACATGGCATGCAAATTACAAACTCACAAACAGCAGATAACTGTAATCAGGTCTTAGATGAAAGGTATAGGTTGCAACAAGGGGCCAAAGGAGAAGCATGCTACTTTGGTGCAGAAGATAGTCAGTAATTAAGTTGTTTACGTCAAACCGTCAAATCAGTTGGCCAAGGTCTATCAGCTTTCTCCTTTGGAAATCCCCACATATTCAAGAGACGTGATATTAAAAGTCATAGAAAAAATTTACAAAGCAGCTCCCAGAAAATTTGTACAACTTCGTAACTGAGAATCCACACCAGCACTGACCAGGATAAGATTATTCAAGCAATCAAGCTAAAATTTACCATGAAAGCAATTATGTTCAAAAGCTAAATCACTGACACTACCAATGATATGTTTTATGAAGAACTCTTGATAACATAGGAAGAATGTAGAAATGACCAGAGGATGAAAGTTTCTAATCAATGAAAGGTTAAGGAGTGAGATTTTGAGGTCCCAACCCCAAGTACTTGCACCATTTTAAACCCAAGAGAATAAGAATAGAGCTGCAATTGGATCAGTGCATCACCATTTCTCATACACCTCACCAATTAGATCAATGCATTGCCATTTCTCAAAAGTTATATTTCTTTTGGCAACCTCCAGTCCAAAGATCTTTTTGTCCAATAAACTTCTACTATCCTTAGCAATTGTTACCGAGCAGATGGTATAAAAAAGTTATCAATAACATGTATTAGTCAGTTTGTTTTTGAAACGGGTGTATTAGTCAGTTTGAGTGATTTGGTTATGTGCAGACAAAATATTAGGTCTGTTGGACAACCGTCGAAGATGATCGACAAGGTATCTCATGTATTGCCAGCATTGCACATCTAAAATTGAAACTAAAACTGAGAAGTACTATGTAATCTAAGAATTAGACATAGCGAGTCAGTACCTGCAGAAGGAATCCGGCTCTGTCCAAGCCACGGTGGAAGAACACATGGTATACAGTAGGAGTCGCTGCtatatgcacaactctcaattaccTCCTCCCTCTCCAAGTCCACGATGACAATTTGCGACATTAGCATGAGATACACGACATTGGCATTAAGAGGATCCAAAAGCACAATGCTTGTCGTCCCCTTCATCTGCAAGGGTATCCACATGCTTGGCCCCCAGATCTTGTTGAGCACCACCCGGTGCTCCAGCGTCCAGTCGCCGGCCTCCTCGTCGAGAACAAATGAGCTGATAAGAAACGGTTCCTCTTGAGAGACCTCGACGTACCGCAGCCGCCCTTCGCTGACACCCACGCGCCGGTAGCTGGCAAGATCTTCGCCCTGCGCGCCTGCCGGCAGCACGCTGCGCGTCGGCAGCTGAACGAAGGAGAGCTCCGGCCGGTCGCTGAAGGGGTCGGCGGAGATTGCGCCCCAGGTCAAGTCGACCCACCACAGACGACCGCCGACTGCGTGCGCCTCCGGGCACAAGTCCATCCGCCACGCAAGTGGGAGTCGGCACGGCGAGGCCTCCACGATTTCCCACTCCCCTGTTTCAGAGAGGAAACGGAGCATCATGTTCCCCTGCAGCACGGCGAGGGCGAACCTGTCAGGCGGCCCCTGCCCGCGATTGGCTCCGGTGACGAGGCCCATGAAGCCGTCGCAGCGGAGGTCGCCCATAGGGTTGCAGATGGAGTCCGGGAGGCGGGACAGCTCGCGGGTGACGGGGTTGCAGACGAAGCGTGTGACGATGGGGACGTGGGCGGGGTCGAAGCCGGTGGGTTCCTGCTCGGCGCCGTTGGGAGCCCTGAGGCGCAGGTCCACgtaggagaggaggaggaggccgtcgcCGCTCACGGCGCGGACGACGCCGGCGAGCTTTTGCAGGACGCCGCTGGCGGGGTCGGGGCTGCCTCTGGtcttgacgaggtgctgcgggaaGCATAGTTGGGAAACCTGCGGTGGCTCGGCGAGGCGCACGTCCACGCGCGGCGCTCCGACGGCCTCCACCTCGACGCTCATCATAGCCCACGGGGGATGCGAGGTGGCGGTGGCGAGGGACCGGcggaggccggcggcggcggtagcGGAGAGACCTAGGAGACGGCGGCGGAAAGCCATTGCTTTTCCTGGCGCTGGGTGTGCAGACTGAGACTGTATTGGGGAATTTCTTTGGAGTGGACTCGGTGGCGCATAGCCGGAGAGCAGAGGGTTCATGTGGACTGGGTGTACGCGGACAGACAGCAGGGGTGAATGCAGCGTGTGGTTGTTCCACCGGGGGAGAGGTCTCAGGCCCACACATCAGTGATAGCGGTCAATCGTTCGTTTAGTCAATGAACCAATTTCCGTATTAGGAACGGCTGTACTGCCGCAGACTTGGTGCAGAACCCGAGGAGTAGCTCAACGTTTGAACAGCTGTTTCCCATTGGTTGTGCCTGTGACGTCATCATTTTCCCGCCAAAGAAATTCGCAACGTTTGGAATTGGGCTTCTCCACCGGTGTCTATACAGCTTACACAACATTTTTTTTTACTCTCACCACTAAGTGCATCTCCACCGGTGACCCCCAAATACTAGCCGGCAGCACACATGCCGGCTACGTATTGGAACCGCCGGCATCAAACGCCCGCTAAAAAGTTTAGACTCTCCACACCGGTCAGCCCAATAGCATGTGCCGGCAGCACATGGCAGAGGAGAGAGAGTGTAGGTGGGGAATTAAAAAGAAGAGAGATAGTGGTAGgtgggggagagagagaggctgACGCGTGGACCGGCGGGAATCTTCCTAGGTGGAGTTTTGCTGCTTGTGTTGCCGGTGCCCTCGATAGCTTCTCTTCGCATATGAATCGGTTGGGACTCGCCGGCTATTCTATTGCGCTCGTGACGTGGATTTTTATTGGGACCGTATGTGTGAGCAATTTCTCTCTCCAGACTCCCCAAACTGTTATCGGCGATGATTTGGGGCtccccggtggagatgctctaatacaaGGAAAATTATTAGAGTCATGAAACCGATTGCATGGCCTAGATTGCTACTACTCCCTCCCTCCATACAAAgaacatccaagattggtctttatATGCTAaaaagtgtctagatacatctaaatttagacaaatttgtGACATTTTTTATAAACAAAGGTAGTAGAATAAAAGATAAATAAGCAACCTTTTTCAGTGGTGAGAGGTATGGAGAGAGGATCCAGTGGTGGTCCCGCGGGTGGTTGCAGTGGATGAGGAGGAAGAGGGAGTGGTGGTGGGGATTGGTTAGGGTAAAATTAGAGGATATAAGTTATAAAGGTATTTTTGTAACATTTCCAGCCTCTCCTCTATTTACCATTGCCACATAGACCTGATAGGTGGGCCCGAACTGCCAGAAAATAGGTTAAGCGTCAAATCAGTGTTATATGTCACACACATGCCCCAAAAGTGATATTTATATGTCTACTAGAGCAAAATTGATAGTTATCTAACCGGACTGCTTTAGTTGTGGTGGTCTTTTGTCACTTACTATTGCTACTAGTACTAGTTAGATATGCTCTGCTGTCGGAGGTTAGTGTCCCAAGGAAAATTGGTACTCGCGAGAAATCCAAAGAGGTGTCGAACTCTGGGGGGCGAACATGGCTTCCAAGCTCGCGGAGACCTTGGCGACGACGCCGCCACAATGAACGAGTGAGCGATCACGACAAAAAGGGACACAACGATCTTACAAAGGTTTGAGGACCTCATGAGGAGGTAGCACCCCTACTCATGCCTTCTCTAGATAGCATCGTGAAGGCTCGCGAGGAACAAGCGGGTTTTACAAGGCGTtagcttgaagaagctatggcccATATCTAGAATGGCCAAAAGGATCGGAAAAAAGTCTCCTCTACGGAGCAGCTGCCCTCCCTTTTATAGAGGCGCTGGTTCTCCTCCCCAAGAAAACGTGGGAGAGGGGTTGCCACAACCACGCCGAAGGAGAGGGATAGTTGTCCAGCCAGTCCATGGGGGTGGGCTTGGCTTCCGTTGGCGTCCTTCTCTGTTGCACTTAAACCGTCCATGGCGCCCTTTGCATAAAGCAACAATGGATCACTTTATGCAGGATGGGGGGTCAGACGCCTTCTTATCTTCAAGGACATTGGTGTCGTCGTTGTGCCAGCTGTCGCGCTTGTCACTGCTTTTGTTAGCATAGCATCGTCACCCCTTTGTGTGCCTTATCTCCTGGCATGACAACGACCATTGGGAGCGCTTCTTGCCAGCTCCTCGCGAGGGGTTTCCTTTTTCGTAGAAACTGCTAAGTGTTGATCTCCTCGTGAGGCGTAAGGGCCTCGTGAGGGAACTTCCCCTTGTCGTTGTACATGGGCCATCGCTAGGGCCCAGGAGCAGGTGGGCCGTGGTACCCCAAAGCTAATACACTGACATCTGCTTTTAATTTTTTAAACTGgtctttcctttgatttgatcacTAGCTTCCCTATGCTTATGGTTTTTCACCCCACGTCGTCGTTTGACACTTATCCTACTCAAAGGCGGACCTCTCCGAGCCTATGCCTGCCACGTCATTCAATTCCTTTGACCGACTACGGCGACTACCAGGAAGACGATGGAGCAGTGGGAACGGGCCCAAGATTGCCAGATCAAGCACCGACTTGCCTTTGTCAAGTCAGGACCATGGCCGAGGGTGCTGAATTCGCGAGTGTAGGGCCGCCATTGATGATAGTACAATTAAGTGTTTCTTTATTTTTTCAATGTTACAAatgttagtttttttttttacaaaCGGCGTATGATTTTGTTTGCGAAAAACACACCCAAGATGTTGCAAGATTTTTCTGAGCGTTTGCTACGAGTTGGACACATAATGTTCGGTGCTTCTGATGAGAGCCTAGACCGTTTGTTATTTTCTTGTCCTTCCACTAGATTTATTTGGAGTAGTTTTCGGTGTCCTTTCAATATGCATATTCAAGTGTTCAACCTACTAAAATGGCTGAGCTGGGTGGTTGGGTAGACAAGTATTCAGTGAAAATCTGCATTTTTGCCATTTTGGGGCTGTTCGGAAATCCAGAAACAAAGCCTGCTTTGACAATGTTTTACCTCAAGATCCACGTGATACTACTTCATGATTTGTCACCTGATAACGTATTGGTGTGATTTACATAAACCAAAGGTCAGCGGAGTGTAGCAACAAGGAACTGAGCTTGTGAAAAAGATGACCCGGGAGTTTTTTTTAGCAGATCAAGAGGTTGGGCGCTGCTATGTCGAAGACTACCCAGTGGATCTACTCCATAAGCAACGATCGCGTTTGGGCCCTGCTTAAGGGAGGGCAGTGTTTTGGACGTTTGATAATGTTTAATTTATGTTGCAATTTCCTGTTTTTGGTTTGCTCATCTAAATATTACTCCTTCCGTCTTTAAATAAGTGTACTTCTAGTTCTTGTTCTTAGTCAAACCTTTTAAGTTTTAACCAATTTTATAGAAAAACTTGCAACATTTATGATactaaattaatatcattaaatctgTTTCGAAATGTAGTTTGGAATATATTGATTTTATGTTGTATATGTTACTAtgggatattcactttggctcataggagcatttgctcccattgtgtgaatctacatttcgaagtgtcaaaaaattctaaactaaaaaatTTCATGTATATCTacacattttatgttcgtacacaagttttcaaaaaaaaactatAAAAATTTGTGGCTccagtaaaaaagacaaattttgatgctataacaggactacgtacaggacatttttttatcttttttgtacacgccacataaaatgttgtttctccatgaaaacttgtgcactaacatagaatgtcacgatgtacaacaaaaaaattatgtcagaattttttgacatttttaaaattgttttctaattattttgtataataggagcatttgctcctatgagccaaaacgccacctccatgtTACTATTCTCTATAACGTTAGTTAAATTTGAAAAGGTTTAACTAAGAATAAAATTTAGAAGTGCATTCATTTGAGGACGTAGGAAGTACAAATACGGTTGTAGATGTAGAACTTGTAATGTGAAAAGGTGTACTGGCGGCACGAATGATGCATGTAGCTAGACCTTTGATAGAACTTTTTTTTACATTGTGCACACATTTTCTCAAAGTAAACCTAGGGGTCTCATTGACACTCTTTTTTTAATCAAAACAAAAGCAAGAAATATATGAACAACATTATTAGCTTTGCTTGGGCAATGCCTAAACTCGACCTTCCCAATACCTGCAATAAATGTCACATAGTCTGCATATACAACCGCCGCCTAACTCCACCAAAATCCATCACCATGGAAGATATCTCGCACAACCTGCTCCCTCCCCTGGTCGTCCCCCGCGGCGGCCTAAGGGGAGAAAACCCTAGCCCTCAACCTCCCGCTCCCCTTCTCCCCTCCCTCCCCTGCCGCCGCCAGCGTGCGCCgtcgggcaaagcccgcgcggtgcCGGCGTCGGCGGGCCTTCCCTTACCCGGCGCGTGGTGGGCCGTACGGGGCGGCGCTTCTCCATGGCGGCGGTGCATCTCGGCGGAGGTCGGCGGGGCCtggcgcggcggcggccagcGAGCTGTGTCAGGGGCGTCCTCTCGCACATGGAGGCGGCAGTGGTCGAGGCAGCTGCACGTGGTTGTGCATGGTGGACGGGCTCAATCTGGGCCTAGGCGGGCCGCGGCTTCGGGtcgtggtggcggcgcgaggaGCCTTGTCTTCGGCGTGCTGCGTGGGCGCGGCTGCAGTGGTGGTTGGCCTGCAAGGGTGTCTTCTCTCCCGAGCTCTTGCGTGGGCGCGGCTGCTCTTGCTGGCCGCTGCAGTGGTGAGGCCAGTGGTGGCCGGCACTCCTCTTCTGCGACAGTGAGGCTGGTGTGGCTTCTTGCCTTTCTGATGGCGGTCCAAGCCGGCGTCTGCATCCTCGTCCATCGTCTCCAGTTCGCTAATCTAGCAGCAtcggggggtgatacgtctccaacgtatctataatttcttatgttccatgctagttttatgagaatacctacatgttttgttcacactttatatcgttttgatgcgttttccggaactaacctattgacaagatgccgaagtgccagttcctgttttctgctgtttttggtttcagaaatcctagtaaggaaatattctcggaattggacgaaatcaaagcccagtatcttatttttccacgaagattccagaacaccggagagagactgatacgcgtaaagcacacgtccgttgggaaccccaagtggaaggtatgatgcgtatagaagcaagtttccctcagtaagaaaccaaggtttatcgaaccagtaggagccaagaagcacgttgaaggttgatggcggcgaagtgtagtgcggcgcaacaccagggattccggcgccaacgtggaacctgcacaacacaatcaaagtactttgccccaacgtaacagtgaggttgtcaatctcaccggcttgctgtaaacaaaggattagatgtatagtgtggaagatgatgtttgtttgcgaagaacagtaaagaacaattgcagtagattgtatttcagatgtaaagaatggaccggggtccacagttcactagtggtgtctctcccataagataaatagcatgttgggtgaacaaattacagttgggcaattgacaaataaagaaggcataacaatgcacatacatatatcatgatgggtactatgagatttaatcagggcattacgacaaagtacatagaccgctatccagcatgcatctatgcctaaaaagtccactttcaggttatcatccgaaccccttccggtattaagttgcaagcaacagacaattgcattaagtatggtgcgtaatgtaatcaacacaaatatccttagataaagcatcgatgttttatccctagtggcaacagcacgtccacaaccttagaactttctgtcactgtcccagattcaatggaggcatgaacccactatcgagcataaatactccctcttggagttacaagtatcaacttggccagagcctctactagcaacggagagcatgcaagaacataaacaacatatatgatagattgataatcaacttgacatagtattcaatattcatcggatcccaacaaacacaacatgtagcattacaaatagatgatcttgatcatgataggcagctcacaagatctaacatgatagcacaatgaggagaagacgaccatctagctactgctatggacccatagtccaggggtgaactactcacacatcgatctggaggcgatcatggcgatgaagagccctccgggagatgattcccctctccggcagggtgccggaggcgatctcctgaatcccccgagatgggattggcggcggctgcgtctctggaaggttttccgtatcgtggctctcagtacagagggtttcgcgacgaagactttaagtaggcggaagggcaggtcagtgaaggagatatgccctagaggcaataataaaatggttattatttatatctttatgtttatgataaatgtttatatatcatgctataattgtattaaccgaaacattagtacatgtgtgatatgtagacaaacaagaagtccctagtatgcctcttaaactagcttgttgattaatggatgattagtttcataatcatgaacattggatgttattaataacaaggttatatcattgtatgaatgatataatggacacacccaattaagcgtagcataagatctcgtcattaagttatttgctataagcttttgatacatagttacctagtccttatgaccatgagatcatgtaaatcacttataccggaaaggtactttgattacaccaaacaccactgcgtaaatgggtggctataaaggtgggattaagtatccggaaagtatgagttgaggcatatggatcaacagtgggatttgtccatcccgatgacggatagatatactctgggccctctcggtggaatgtcgtctaatgtattgcaagcatatgaataagttcataagagaccacataccacggtacgagtaaagagtacttgtcaggagacgaggttgaacaaggtatagagtgataccgaagatcaaacctcggacaagtaaaatatcgcgtgacaaagggaattggtatcgtatgtgaatggttcattcgatcactaaagtccgttgaatatgtgggagccattatggatctccagatcccgctattggttattggtcggagtgagtactcaaccatgtccgcatagttcacgaaccgtagggtgacacacttaaagttggatgttgaaatggtagaacttgaatatggaatggagttcgaatatttgttcggagtcccggatgagatcacggacatcacgaggagttccggaatggtccggagaataagattcatatataggaagtcatattccaagtttggaaatgatccggtgcatttatggcaggttctagaaggttctagaaaagtccggaaaaatggcactatggaaagtggagtcccggagggactccactagcatggccggccaaaccctaaaggggaggagtccaaggtggactccaccttggtggccggccagccccacctcaaggaaaggtgggagtcccaccttgagtaggactccccccttgagtaggtttcccacttttgggaggttttgttgttggggtcttattcgaagacttggactacaactcttggggcttccacctatataatgagggacaaggggagggtggccggccactcttgcctccaaccttggctgcccccctttgtggccggcgcccaaggcacccctctccccaaaccctagcacccctcctccactacttctcccgcatatgcttagcgaagctccgtcggagatctccatcgacaccgacaccacgccgtcgtgctgccggattcaagaggagctactacttccgctgcccgctggaacggggaggtggacgtcgtcttcatcaacaaccgaacgtgtgaccgagtacggaggtgctgcccgttcgtggcgccggaagcgatcgtgatcaagatcttctacgcgcttttgcaagcggcaagtgaacgtctaccgcagcaacaagagcctcatcttgtaggctttagaatctcttcaagggtgagcctcgataccccctcgttgctaccgtcttctagattgcatcttggcttggattgcatgttcgcggtaggaaaatttttgttttctatgcaacgttatcctacagtggtatcagagctgtgtctatgcatagatggttgcacgagtagaacacaatggtttgtgggcgttgatgctcttgttatctttagtttgagtactttgcatctttgtggcatagtgggatgaagcggctcggactaactttacatgaccgcgttcatgagacttgttcctcgttcgacatgcaacttgtattgcataagaggctttgcgggtgtctgtctctcctactatagtgaagattcaatttactcttctattgaaaacattagtatcaacgttgtggttcatgttcgtaggtagattagatctctctcgaaaaccctaaaccacgtaaaatatgcaaaccaaattagagacgtctaacttgtttttgcagggtttggtaatgtgatatggccatgatatgatgatgaatatgtatgagatgatcattattgtattgtggcaaccggcaggagccttatggttgtctttaattttcatgttgagtagtatttcaaagtagttgtaataattgctacatgaggtgaacaaccatgaagacggcgccatgaaccttgacgctacgccgacgatgatggagatcatgcctgttgatgatggagatcatgtccgtgctttggagatgtagatcgaaggcgcaaagacaaaagggccatatcatatcacatatgaattgcatgtgatgttaatccttttatgcatcttattttgcttagatcgcgacggtagcattataagatgatccctcacattaatatcaagataataaagtgttctcccctcgtatgtaccgttgtaacagttcgtcgtttcaaagcatctcgtgatgatcggatgtgatagattcaacgattcacatacaacgggtgtaagccatgttgcacacgcggaatacttgggtttgcttgacgagcctagcatgtacagacatggcctcgggacaacggaaaccgaaaggttgaacacgagtcatatggatgatatgatcaacatgttgatgttcaccattgaagctacatcatctcacgtgatgatcggtttttggtgtagtgaatttggatcgtgtaccacttaacaactatgagggatgttgtattaagtgggagttcattagtaattagattaaaccatgaactaattatcataaacatagtctgagtagtattttgaattaattttgtagtattggcatccgtttactactatgcgctagtcttataattgagatagaaatactgttaaaatctgacaagaaactttacggattggtaccgtattgttaaagaatcaagaattgattaagtcctattgcaaacttttagtaaacctcacattattgattcaaagagctatggtttcaattattacctaaagttatcttgtctccgtgaaacttgaagttcaaatctgtttgaaaagtaaggagctgaaaatttagttttcagaaataatcaaggtatgagatatatgtgatatctaagaccttattgcaagatgatagaatataatttggtgagactacatgaactcataagtt
This Lolium perenne isolate Kyuss_39 chromosome 1, Kyuss_2.0, whole genome shotgun sequence DNA region includes the following protein-coding sequences:
- the LOC127320181 gene encoding uncharacterized protein, whose protein sequence is MAFRRRLLGLSATAAAGLRRSLATATSHPPWAMMSVEVEAVGAPRVDVRLAEPPQVSQLCFPQHLVKTRGSPDPASGVLQKLAGVVRAVSGDGLLLLSYVDLRLRAPNGAEQEPTGFDPAHVPIVTRFVCNPVTRELSRLPDSICNPMGDLRCDGFMGLVTGANRGQGPPDRFALAVLQGNMMLRFLSETGEWEIVEASPCRLPLAWRMDLCPEAHAVGGRLWWVDLTWGAISADPFSDRPELSFVQLPTRSVLPAGAQGEDLASYRRVGVSEGRLRYVEVSQEEPFLISSFVLDEEAGDWTLEHRVVLNKIWGPSMWIPLQMKGTTSIVLLDPLNANVVYLMLMSQIVIVDLEREEVIESCAYSSDSYCIPCVLPPWLGQSRIPSAGKKDIEKNKTLADVLVRSDGHYKR